In the Agromyces flavus genome, TGCTTTCCCGCCATCGTGAAGCACGGTCGCACGCTCTCGGCGGCGAACGTCTCCGAGGAGTGGATCGGCCTCGAGGCCGAGCAGCTGTTCGAGCGCGAGCTCGGCAGCCCCATCCACTTCATCAACGACGCGGATGCCGCGGGCTACGCCGAATCGCAGTTCGGTGCCGCCCGAGGCGAGCGGGGCCTCGCCATCCTCACGACGCTCGGAACCGGCATCGGTTCCGCGTTCCTGTACGACGGGGTGCTCGTGCCGAACACCGAGCTCGGCCACCTCGAGATCGACGGGCACGACGCGGAGGACCGCGCCGCCTACTCGGCGATGGAACGCAAGGGCCTCTCGTGGGCGCAGTGGGCGGAGCGGCTCCAGCGGTACTACTCGCACGTGGAGTTCCTCTTCTCGCCCGACCTCTTCATCGTCGGCGGAGGCGTGTCCAAGCACCACGAGCACTTCCTGCCGCTGCTCTCGCTGACGACGCCGATCGTGCCGGCGGCGTTCCGCAACAACGCGGGCCTTCTCGGCGCCGCCGCCCTCGCGGCGAAGTACTAACGGGGTGCGAGCGGGCCGGCTGATACGCCGGGTTCTGTTCACCGGGCGCTTGCGCGACACCGGCTGGACGGCCATCTCTCTCGGAGCCACGTTGCCGTGACCCTCCAGCGGCCTACCCGGGAACGGGACGGGCCGCCCCATGGTTCCCTGTCTGGCCTTGCTCCGGACGAGGTTTGCCGAGCCGACCGCGTCACCGCGGCCGCTGGTGGGCTCTTACCCCACCGTTTCACCCTTACCGCAGGCGGGCCTGCGGCGGTCTGCTTTCTGTGGCACTGTCTCGCGGGTCACCCCGGGTGGGCGTTACCCACCGTCCTGCCCTGCGGAGCCCGGACGTTCCTCGGCATCCGATCGCTCGGATGACGCGACCGTCTTGCCGACCCGCTCGCACGTCAAGGCTAGCGCCTCAGGCTGGGTACGCGCCGGGCACGGCGAGGGGTCAGAGGCCCGACTCGTCGGTGCGGACGAGGATGCGGTCGCACTCGGGGCACTGCACGACCTCGTCGGGCGCGGCCCGCCGCACGGCCTCGAGGTCGGATCCGGTGAGCGTGATCGTGCACCCCCCGCAGGTGCGCTGCTGCAGGAGTGCGGCGCCCACGCCTCCGCCGCGGACGCGGCGCTGCTCGTAGAAGGCGAGGAGGTCCTCGGGCACGGTGCCCGCGATGGCGGCGCGATCGCGCTCGGCGCCGTCGCGCTCGGTCGCCAGCCCGCCGGCCGCCTCGTCGCGCTCGCCCTCGAGGCGCGCCACGTCGGCCGCGATGTCGGCGCGCTCGGCGTCGACGTCGGCGACGTGCGCCTCGGCGGACTCGACCTTCTCCATGACGACGAGCTCCTGGTCCTCGAGGTCGGAGAGCCGCCTGCGGAGCGAGGCCAGCTCGGACTCGAGCGCCGCGACATCCTTCATCGACGACGTGTGGGTGAGCCGCTCGCCGTCGCGCGCGATGCGCTTCTCGACGACCTCGACATCGGACTCGATGCGGCTCAGCTCGCTCCGCGCGTCCTCGAGCGCACCGACGGCCTCGGCTCGCCGCGCGCGGACGGCGCCGTCGCGCTCGCCGAGCGCGGTGAGCTCCGCGGTCTGCGGGAGCGACCGGAGCCGATGCGCGAGCTGCTGGAGGCGCGTGTCGATCGACTGGAGACGCAGCAGCTGCTGCTGGTCGGCGGGGCTGGCCTTCACGTGGTGCTCCTCGTGGGGGTCGTGGTCGGTCGGACGGTCACTGCAGGACCTGGAAGTCCCACGGATCGGTGCGCAGGTCGCTGACGACGACCTCGAGCTCGGGGTGGGCGGTGCGCAGCTCGGCGGCCGCGGAATCCAGCCACAGCCACTCGCTCGCCCAGTGCGAGACGTCGACGAGCGCGGGCCCGCCGCCGAGCACCGCCTGCTCGCGCGCCTCGGAGGCGGGATGGTGGCGCAGGTCGGCGGTGATGTAGACGTCAGCGGCCTGCACGAGCGGATGCGAGAGCAGCGAGTCGCCGGCGCCGCCGCAGACGGCGACCGTCTCGATCGGATCGTCGTAGCCGCCTGCGGCACGGACGCCGCTCGCCGTGGCGGGGAGGATCTCGGCGAGGCGGCGCGCGAGACGGCCGAGCGTCGTGGGTTCGGGGAACCGCCCGGCGCGACCGAGCCCGCGGCCGGGGTCTGCGGCGCTCGGTACGATGGGCACGGCATCGACGATCCCGATCCGCTCGGCGAGGGCGGCCGACGTGCCGGTCTCGACGACGTCGGCGTTGGTGTGCGCGGCGACGAGCGCGCAGTCGGCGCGGATCAGGCGCGCGAGGAGCGCCCCCTTGTAGCGGTCCTCGGCGATCGAGGTCACGCCGCGCAGGAGTAGCGGGTGATGCGTCACGAGCACGTCGGCGCCGGCATCGACCGCCTCGTCGACGGTGGCGGCGACTGCGTCGACGGCGAGGAGCACCCGGCCGATCTCCCGGCGCGGATCACCGGTCACGAGTCCCGGGGCGTCCCACGCCTCGGCGCCGGCGACCGGCCACAGGCGCTCCACGGTCGCGAGGAGGTCGGCGAGGAGGACGGGCACCCGCCCAGCCTAGCGCCGGGCGGTGATCGCCCCGGCGTGTGGTGGGCCCTGCCGGGCTCGAACCGACGACATCCACGGTGTAAGCGTGGCGCTCTACCAACTGAGCTAAGGGCCCCTCGCCGCGCCGGGCCGCTCGGCCCGCCGTGCGGCGCACGCCCATGGTATCCGAGCGGCCTAGACTCACGGGCATGGAGGTGGCTGAGCGGCATCCGAGCCGGACGGCCGAGCCCGAGTACCGCTGGCCGGCCGTGGTCGCGCTGCTGGGCGCGCTCGCGCTGTACGCGTTGCTGCCCAACTCGCTCGTGGGCGTCCAGCGGTTCGTCGTCGTCGGCGCCGGCGTCGCCTTCCTCATCACGCTCTCGATCGTGAATCCGCACCGGCTGGTCCGCCAGCCGAGGTGGTACCGGATCGTCTCGGTCGGGTTCGCGCTGCTCCTCGTGCTCGTCAACCAGGTCGCGCTGGTCATCATCGTCTACAAGCTCGTCGGCGGGCATCACGACGCCCCCGAGCTGCTGCTCGCCGCGCTGCAGGTGTGGGTCGCGAACGTCATCGGGTTCGCCCTGCTGTACTGGGAGCTCGACCGCGGCGGGCCGGTCGTGCGGACCATGTGGGCGCGCACCGAGCTGCCGGCGGCCGACCTGCGCTTCCCGCAGGACGAGGACCACACCGCCGTGGCCGAGGTCGCCGCCCGATCGTCGGCGGTCATGGACTGGACGCCCCGCTTCGTCGACTACTTCTACACGTCGCTGTCGAACAGCATGGCGTTCAGCGCGAGCGACTCCATCCCGCTCTCGCAGCGCATCAAGCTGCTCATGGGCCTGCAGGCGTTCGGCGGGTTCGTGATCCTCGCGCTCGTGATCGCCCGGTCGGTCGGCATCCTCGGCTGACGCGCGAGCGCGGCCCCCGACCATCCGTCACAACGCCGACAGCGCCTCGCGATACGCGCCCATAGGGCGTGGTTCGCCCGGCCCGGTCATGAACGACGAGCGGATGACACCGTCGGCGCCGATCGCGAACGTGGCGCGTCGCGCGTGGCCGGCGCGTTCGTCGAAGGCGCCGTAGGCGCGTGCGACCGCGCCGTGCGGCCAGAAATCGGACACGAGCGTGAGGCCGACGCCCTCGGACTCGGCCCACGCGCGCAGCGCGTACTTGGCGTCGACCGAGGCGACGAGCAGGTCGGCACCGGATGCCGCGAACAGGTCGGCGTGCGCGTCGAGATCGTGCAACTCCCCCGTGCAGGTGCGCGAGAACGCGAACGGGACGAAGACGAGCACGACGCCACGGATGCCCCGGCGAGCGCCCAGCCGCTGCGGGGCGCCGAACTGGTCGGAAAGGTCGAACTCGGGCGCGATCGCCCCGGTGCCCAGGATCACGTGGCCCTCCTCACGAGCGGGGGCTTGAATGCGCGGCCAGCCTAGCCCGGTCATACCCCGGCTTAGAATCACTAGGATGGCGTGGTGCCCCCGACCGTGACCCGGTCGTTTCGGCGTGCGCACGCACGGAAACCGAAGGCACGATCTGCTGAAGAGAGAGGTCGAGTGTGACTGTCAACGACCAGGACCCGTACTCGGTCGAGGCGATGGACTCCGATCCGGAGGAGACCGGCGAGTGGGCGGAGTCCCTCGACGCGCTCGTCGCCGAGAAGGGCCACCAGCGCGGGCGCGAGATCATGCTCAGCCTGCTGAAGCGCTCGAAGGAGCTGCACCTCGGCGTGCCGATGGTGCCCACGACCGACTACCTGAACACCATCGCGCCCGAGAACGAGCCCGAGTTCCCCGGCGACGAGGAGATCGAGCGCCGGTACCGCGCATGGATCCGCTGGAACGCGGCCATGCTCGTGCACCGCTCGCAGCGTCCGGGCATCGCCGTCGGCGGCCACATCTCGACCTACGCCTCGTCGGCCGCGCTCTACGAGGTCGGCTTCAACCACTTCTTCCGCGGCCACGACCACCCGGGCGGCGGCGACCAGATCTTCGTGCAGGGGCACGCCTCCCCCGGCACCTACGCACGCGCGTTCCTCGAGGGCCGGCTCTCGACCGACCAGCTCGACGGCTTCCGGCAAGAGAAGTCGCACGCGCCGAACGGCCTCTCGTCGTACCCGCACCCGCGGCTCATGCCCGAGTTCTGGCAGTTCCCGACCGTGTCGATGGGCCTCGGCCCGATCAACGCGATCTACCAGGCGCAGCTCAACAAGTACCTCACCAACCGCGGCATCAAGGACGCCTCCGACCAGCACGTCTGGGCATTCCTCGGCGACGGCGAGATGGACGAGGTCGAAAGCCGCGGACAGCTCCAGGTCGCCGCGAACGAGGGGCTCGACAACCTCACGTTCGTGATCAACGCGAACCTGCAGCGCCTCGACGGACCGGTCCGCGGCAACGGCAAGATCATCCAGGAGCTCGAGAGCTTCTTCCGCGGCGCCGGATGGAACGTCATCAAGGTGATCTGGGGCCGTGAGTGGGACGACCTGCTCGCACGCGACCACGACGGTGCGCTCCGCAACC is a window encoding:
- a CDS encoding Nif3-like dinuclear metal center hexameric protein, whose product is MPVLLADLLATVERLWPVAGAEAWDAPGLVTGDPRREIGRVLLAVDAVAATVDEAVDAGADVLVTHHPLLLRGVTSIAEDRYKGALLARLIRADCALVAAHTNADVVETGTSAALAERIGIVDAVPIVPSAADPGRGLGRAGRFPEPTTLGRLARRLAEILPATASGVRAAGGYDDPIETVAVCGGAGDSLLSHPLVQAADVYITADLRHHPASEAREQAVLGGGPALVDVSHWASEWLWLDSAAAELRTAHPELEVVVSDLRTDPWDFQVLQ
- a CDS encoding zinc ribbon domain-containing protein, with translation MKASPADQQQLLRLQSIDTRLQQLAHRLRSLPQTAELTALGERDGAVRARRAEAVGALEDARSELSRIESDVEVVEKRIARDGERLTHTSSMKDVAALESELASLRRRLSDLEDQELVVMEKVESAEAHVADVDAERADIAADVARLEGERDEAAGGLATERDGAERDRAAIAGTVPEDLLAFYEQRRVRGGGVGAALLQQRTCGGCTITLTGSDLEAVRRAAPDEVVQCPECDRILVRTDESGL
- a CDS encoding redoxin domain-containing protein; its protein translation is MILGTGAIAPEFDLSDQFGAPQRLGARRGIRGVVLVFVPFAFSRTCTGELHDLDAHADLFAASGADLLVASVDAKYALRAWAESEGVGLTLVSDFWPHGAVARAYGAFDERAGHARRATFAIGADGVIRSSFMTGPGEPRPMGAYREALSAL
- the ppgK gene encoding polyphosphate--glucose phosphotransferase codes for the protein MATERAIGIDIGGTGIKGAVVDLGTGGLVTERVKIKTPAGGRPADIVAATGQLLGIIAGQGHSALPLGVCFPAIVKHGRTLSAANVSEEWIGLEAEQLFERELGSPIHFINDADAAGYAESQFGAARGERGLAILTTLGTGIGSAFLYDGVLVPNTELGHLEIDGHDAEDRAAYSAMERKGLSWAQWAERLQRYYSHVEFLFSPDLFIVGGGVSKHHEHFLPLLSLTTPIVPAAFRNNAGLLGAAALAAKY